TTTAATTAAGTCTATCATTTGTTGTTCTTAGTTGAAGTGTACTAAAAAATGATATTCAGTATTAGTAATTTGGACTTTGGACAAAGTTAATTATTCTTGTTTTATGATACATagatttaattaattgtataataacCTGAAACTTGTAGTAGCCAAGTATTTTTGTTATCAATCAACGGTTGGTGGAAGTAATGTATACAAGTGAGAATAGTATAACCCGATTAAACTAAAAAGTGAAATTAACTACATATTTGGGTAATAgtgtttaattgtttattatttctttcataATCAAACAATTTGAGGAAGTACGTACCAGACGCAACGTTAGCGTCACTCACTTCATTTTGGTTTTCGGTGGACTAATGCACGCGCGTATTGGTTTCTAAAGACAACaataaggaaaaatatatttcaataaatAGTACAAGTCCATACAATAATACACATAATTTAGTTTGTAGCATCaaaaactttacttttataaatgttaatgcaaataattttttccTGAAACTTGAATCCTGAATTTACTAATTTAGTGTAgaatgttttgtaatttcttgaCCAACCCCATTGGATGGACCAAATATTTTATCTCTTAATATTTcgttttggtaaaaaaaaatcaattatattaatttactaaGATTGGTTTATCCATTTTCTTctacaacttttatttttgtttgggattttattcttttacaaCTTTACTAATTTTTCTGGTAGAGCACTTTACTAAATTAACAAAGGCAAACTTTACTTATACGGACTTAATTACGTCAATATGCATAATTTCCtcagtatatatagtagtagatGTAGATGATAAACATGACCTTTTCTTACTTAAACTTACCTAATATTacagtgattttttttttcaacaccaAAATTACAGTGACTAGaaatttagaatataaaatacaaaNGTCCGACAGTCACTTAAATGGCATTTTCCCGGCATATACCTGACGGCAAGACCGCCGCCACAACCGCCGTTACTAAGAAAAAGTCCGATGTCCCAACTCCGCCGCCCAACTGCTGCGTCACGTGTCTTGCGAGACTCATCAGGAAACTGAAGAGAAAAGGAAGGTTGCTGCTGGCTACGACGGCTCGGAGACAAGGGAGCTCGTTGCAATGCCGGTACGATCCAATGAGCTATTCACTCAACTTCGACGGAGGCGCGTGTGGTTCACTTCCCGATGATGAGGATTATTACTTTCGGTTCTATGCATTTTCTTCGAGATACGTTACTACTAATACTTTTAAGAAGAGACCATCACTTCCACGTGAATCCTTCTCTACCGCTTCACAAGAGTTCTAGTGATTTGTCATTTGGTTTTGTCATTTTGGTTAGCTTGGATTTTTAGTTTCTTAGATTTAATTAAGTCTATCATTTGTTGTTCTTAGTTGAAGTGTACTAAAAAATGATATTCAGTATTAGTAATTTGGACTTTGGACAAAGTTAATTATTCTTGTTTTATGATACATagatttaattaattgtataataacCTGAAACTTGTAGTAGCCAAGTATTTTTGTTATCAATCAACGGTTGGTGGAAGTAATGTATACAAGTGAGAATAGTATAACCCGATTAAACTAAAAAGTGAAATTAACTACATATTTGGGTAATAgtgtttaattgtttattatttctttcataATCAAACAATTTGAGGAAGTACGTACCAGACGCAACGTTAGCGTCACTCACTTCATTTTGGTTTTCGGTGGACTAATGCACGCGCGTATTGGTTTCTAAAGACAACaataaggaaaaatatatttcaataaatAGTACAAGTCCATACAATAATACACATAATTTAGTTTGTAGCATCaaaaactttacttttataaatgttaatgcaaataattttttccTGAAACTTGAATCCTGAATTTACTAATTTAGTGTAgaatgttttgtaatttcttgaCCAACCCCATTGGATGGACCAAATATTTTATCTCTTAATATTTcgttttggtaaaaaaaaatcaattatattaatttactaaGATTGGTTTATCCATTTTCTTctacaacttttatttttgtttgggattttattcttttacaaCTTTACTAATTTTTCTGGTAGAGCACTTTACTAAATTAACAAAGGCAAACTTTACTTATACGGACTTAATTACGTCAATATGCATAATTTCCtcagtatatatagtagtagatGTAGATGATAAACATGACCTTTTCTTACTTAAACTTACCTAATATTacagtgattttttttttcaacaccaAAATTACAGTGACTAGaaatttagaatataaaatacaaaacttataatttgtatagaaaaattcataaaattggGAACCCGTGCAGTAAGCATAGTGGAAGGCGATGCATGTTTGTTAGCGACTCGAGACAAATTCGCCGAACCCTAGTTTCGTAGTCTTctccttctagggtttctttttttgacTACTTGACACAAGTTCTTAATTAGACGGTAACGATATTCGCATGTTACATCGTATGAAATTGCGAGCCACTCGAAACAGGACGGAAACTTATTAGACAGTAGACACcaacatatttcttttttttttatatcactaGACACAGCCCCCAAATTATGATAATCTCAACAAGTGTATTCGGTTTACAGACCGGTCCAAACCATAATGACTTGTAAGATAACTAAATAGCTTCTTTGTATTCTTAAAACACGCTATagccaaatatattatttatcgaaaacagttatatatataaaatagttcTCTTATCCACCAATTATTTCATTTATGACTACAATGCAAACTTTCAAGCAAAACCCTTTTCGTCTACCTTTTGACGTGGGCAAAAGCACATTTAGAACAATAATGCTGGTTATTCTAAACGTATTTTTGATTGATAGCTCAATATAGCTAATGGAAGGGTTTCCATAAGGAATACGTTTTCGGAAAGTCAAACCAGTGAATCTGATTTCTGGCTTGTAACCATtgtaactaaaatttaaaaggaTACATACAAAATGGCTAAAAGCTTTTTGGGCCGAACGTACATCTGTGGATCCCATTTTTGGCCTTTATATGACTTTTTGC
The sequence above is a segment of the Camelina sativa cultivar DH55 chromosome 10, Cs, whole genome shotgun sequence genome. Coding sequences within it:
- the LOC104718315 gene encoding uncharacterized protein LOC104718315 → MAFSRHIPDGKTAATTAVTKKKSDVPTPPPNCCVTCLARLIRKLKRKGRLLLATTARRQGSSLQCRYDPMSYSLNFDGGACGSLPDDEDYYFRFYAFSSRYVTTNTFKKRPSLPRESFSTASQEF